In the genome of Plectropomus leopardus isolate mb unplaced genomic scaffold, YSFRI_Pleo_2.0 unplaced_scaffold11861, whole genome shotgun sequence, the window ACGTGACGTTGTCTTTGGGTAAATATCTTGTCCTGGAGGGGGAGAGTAGATTCATGTATGCCAGATAAATGTGATGAAAGGCTAATTTAGTGATAAGAGAaggaaatcctggaaaagtcacagaatttgACAGTTCAATTTTCCAGGCCGTGAAAAGTTATGACACTAATACTacttaaagttttggaaaaatcatggaaatttgTTGTGCGTGATAATCAAATTATTGTAATGTAATGGCGGATTTGTTCTCTGTAGCTGACGACGTGACTTAGCTTAAATATGCGTCGACTTGTGAcaatgttttggttattttgtttattcGTTCATCGCctgtgtttcttcattttctccccacgTTCCATCGCTCCTTTCATGTTTGCCCACTAGGTTTGTCAAATTTTTAAAGTCCTTTTGGTTTTAGGGAAGGGtcacacaactttaaatgactgtattttgtatctgttttttcttttgatttttagagaaaagttttttgtctttttttgtcatttttgacttttttcttaaatttttttttcaatttttctttgatgatttttatagaaaacttaattttttttgccaatttagttttttttttccctcctttttttttttttaaggaaatgggtttggaaggcatgttttctttttgggtgatttctatAGAAAACTCAAAagaagtttttgtttcttcaccattttttttaagaaaatgggaaatcaccaaaatgacaccatttatcacagccagaaacactaaaaacagaaattatcgttTTATCGGATTTTTACAATTCCAACAGTCCTTTAACACATCAGGTgggatgctgaaattatgtATCAATAGAGATCAAATTTCAtaagtttgaaaaacagcaggcaagttaccccaaaaaaacaacatattttaggtccttgaaaagttgtTAAGTTTTGTCCTTGAACATGTGTTAGAACCCTGTAATAGTgtaaattatcacaaaaaaaatgtgcataaatcaGCCTTACCTGTAAGTGTAGGGTCCTTTTTCCACAACCACCGGATTTGCTCCTTTCTGCAAAACCTCCTGAGCGTTCTGCACGTCAAAGAACCAGAACTGCCTGTACACCTTTGCCCCTGTGGACACCCAGTTGTCATAAGCTGTCGTTCCAGGCTCAATGACTGCTTCCTAAAacccagcagacacacagacggtCTATTTTTAACATACCTCAAGACTGCCAGCAGGCCAGCTGCCCCACTGATACATGAAAAGGGTGGATGCTCTGTTATAATCgaaaaagaaaattgctaaATCTTTCTCCAGGGCgtctaataaaaaaatcacacatctTTTGACGGATGAAAACAAGGCACACTTCTGCACAGCTTCTTGTTTACCGGCTTCCCAAAAAAAAGCACGCCTCTTCCCTTTCCCGTTTCTCCTGAATCACCTTGATCTCTGCGTACACGTTCACACACTCCCTATTCTCCAACCCGGGGGTGAAACTGAGACACCGTACCTTCTCCACTGTCCCCTGAATGACGCTGTTCCCCAGTGGGATAAGGACGCCTCCCAGGATGGCTACCACCGCCCCAAACACAGCTCCGGCTATCAGCCCGCACCTTCTGTTACAGCAGCCCATGGTGGTGTGCGTTTCCCTCCGTCAGTCCGTACGGTTGTCTGTCTGCCTGGCAGCCTgttctccttctgtctctgtgtttgtggtgtgtgtgtgtgtgtgtgcgagtgtgtgtgcagctcgtctgtgtttgtgtcctggcAGGCAGCAGGCAGCAGAGGCACAGACAGGCTGTACCATCAGAGGAGCTGACAGAGCAGCTGAGGCCAGGTAAAGGTACAGACACCTCTGGCAGGCGCCCAGGGACCGCCCAGAAATGAAGTTACATAATGGCGAGGAAGGGTTAAGGTTCAGCTGAGAGTTGTGCCCCTCAGGTATCAGCAAGAATTCCCTGACCAGGTGATAACGGCCGCTATggtctcaggaaaaaaaagttggaaagaTGCACGCTTGTGTAAAATAACGCTCTTTTTTGACCCTAAAGCTGcaccattttttgttttgttgcatgtattttgttatattctaaCACAAatcgagaaaaaaaacagcactcgCCAACATTTGAGTGTTTATCAGAATGTGAGATATCAGTTTTAGATATCCGCTGACCTGGATGATCgggatttttattctttttctgttctctcCTGCCTTGTTATCTGTCCCTCTGTATCTGTTCATCTCGTCTCAGCCGATTTCTGCTCCGAGCTTACAAGAGACCGAAAAAGGAGGAAGgtataaatgattaaatacagTATATCCTCATTGTGcagacacagttaaaaaaaccccagctTATCTGCATTTGTGGTTGTGTAATTTCATAAGGGGATATTAAAATGAATTGCCCTTTATCTCTCTTGCAGATATTTTGTGCCAAGCTTATCTTGATGTGAATGATTTCCTTGCACATGAGCTTTTGGAACATAATCAGCAATATTGTAACATTGGTTATGCACACGGTGATTGACGGATGCAGATTTTGCATAATTATTtaactgctgtctgtctcttcctccaGACAAAACTGTGTACCTTGGCATGTCACACAACGGTCATTTAAATGTGGCTCAGCTCATCTACGATTAAGACTGACAGGTGAGTCATTCTGGCTACGGTGCAGGAACAAGTGTTTGAAAAAGGTACCCAGTGCTTCCGTAACGGTGGAAGAATTGAGAGAGGTAGCAGTCCGGGCACCAGAGGAAAATCTTGGCTTTGTAAGTTAgtgatagtgccatgaaaagcagttgttttttttacagagacattgctgcattttctgcaggaagtgtttttttaaactaacacGTCACTGGGTTTCCAGCTCggatagtgccacgaaaagctgttttttttattgagctGTCATGTCGGGATAGTAAAACgaaaagagcttgtttttttaacaagatgtcGCTGCTActcctgctgggatagtgggGCGAAAagtttttcactgctttttgtgCAGAGAAAGTGctacaaaaagcagttgtttaaccaggacatttctgtttttagcagcgtgttaaccacagcattgttgaaacataaagttttaacatatctgcgatttaaaaagttacaaatgtaacataactaCAGTGTATAGAAGCATATAAGGACAACACCTTTTTGGGCGATTGGGTTGGAAACAAAGAATGGTCGAAATCTGTGCAGCAGAGTCGATTTTTCCGTGCTCAGTCTTTATGCGTCTTACTCCAAAATGCTGGATGATAAAATTCCCACAATGCAACTGAGCAATGCCTTTTTCTTTGCATCCTCCGTCTATAGCTAAAACACATTTGTCATAATCGTGAcacagattttctgttttaaatttgaagTCACAAACTGTAATAACTCTGATGTCAGTGCTATGAAATaatcaagttttattttctcagacttcACAAACCTCCTCAAA includes:
- the LOC121963606 gene encoding platelet glycoprotein 4-like, producing MGCCNRRCGLIAGAVFGAVVAILGGVLIPLGNSVIQGTVEKEAVIEPGTTAYDNWVSTGAKVYRQFWFFDVQNAQEVLQKGANPVVVEKGPYTYRTRYLPKDNVTFNSNHTVSFLLPMGAIFEPAMSVGPEDDKVTSLNLAVA